Proteins from a genomic interval of Lycium ferocissimum isolate CSIRO_LF1 chromosome 2, AGI_CSIRO_Lferr_CH_V1, whole genome shotgun sequence:
- the LOC132046776 gene encoding ADP-ribosylation factor-like protein 8a, translating to MGIWEAFLNWLRSLFFKQEMELSLIGLQNAGKTSLVNVIATGGYSEDMIPTVGFNMRKVTKGNVTIKLWDLGGQPRFRSMWERYCRAVSAIVYVVDAADPDNLSISSSELHDLLSKPSLSGIPLLVLGNKIDKAGALSKQALTDQMELKSITDREVCCYMISCKNSTNIDSVIDWLVKHSKSKS from the exons ATGGGTATCTGGGAAGCTTTTCTCAATTGGCTTCGAAG CCTCTTCTTTAAGCAGGAAATGGAGCTTTCACTGATAGGATTACAAAATGCGGGAAAAACATCTCTTGTAAATGTTATTGCT ACTGGTGGATACAGTGAAGACATGATACCAACT GTGGGATTTAACATGCGCAAAGTGACTAAAGGAAATGTCACCATAAAATTGTGGGATCTTGGAGGTCAACCCAGATTCCGCAGTATGTGGGAGAGATACTGTCGTGCAGTTTCTGCTATAGT TTATGTTGTTGATGCTGCTGACCCTGATAACCTCAGCATTTCAAGTAGTGAACTCCATGACCTTCTGAGCAAGCCATCACTCAGTGGTATTCCATTGCTGGTGCTGGGAAACAAGATTGACAAGGCCGGTGCCCTGTCTAAACAGGCTTTGACTGACCAGAT GGAATTGAAATCAATAACTGACAGAGAAGTGTGCTGCTATATGATCTCGTGCAAGAATTCCACCAATATTGACTCAGTCATTGATTGGCTTGTTAAGCACTCGAAATCAAAGAGCTAA